From the genome of ANME-2 cluster archaeon:
TAAAAACAATTTTCGTGTTTTGTTATTAAAAATGGCAAAATCAAAACTTCTAGCAGATAATTCAAATTTTACTTCATAATCCCATTTTTGTTGAATTCTTGATGGAGTTGCTTGCGGAATGTATTCCAAATCATTATTTTTTTCCATACTCTGTTTTAAAAATACTTCGACAAGTTCTTCCATCAGAGTCCCACCTCTGTTTTTTCGTCCATTTGAATCTAATCCTACTTCCACACCAAACACATAATCTACAAAATTTTTAATTTTTTTATCATGAAAGAGTTCTATTAATCCGCTTTTTTTGATAAATATATAATATTTTTCTGCACTTTCATCAGTTATTTGATTTTGGTGTTTAAAGTCAAATTTTAAATAACTTAAATCTCGATTTTTGTAATCTTTTAGAATTTCAAATTCAGTCTCTCTTACTGCTAATAAAAACGGAATGACTTTTACTGTATTGGGATATTTTTTTATTAAACTTTTAAAATCTTCTTCTAAATTTGATGAACCAATTAGTGAATTTAACAAATTTAATTCGATATTAATGTCCTTAATATTTTTATTTACTTTATCCCAATTAATAAAATATTCCCAAACTTTAATCGAGGATTT
Proteins encoded in this window:
- a CDS encoding type II restriction endonuclease yields the protein MKYIQFYQRNKISEKDVFDSLISSLKSSIKVWEYFINWDKVNKNIKDINIELNLLNSLIGSSNLEEDFKSLIKKYPNTVKVIPFLLAVRETEFEILKDYKNRDLSYLKFDFKHQNQITDESAEKYYIFIKKSGLIELFHDKKIKNFVDYVFGVEVGLDSNGRKNRGGTLMEELVEVFLKQSMEKNNDLEYIPQATPSRIQQKWDYEVKFELSARSFDFAIFNNKTRKLFLIETNFYNGGGSKLKSVCGEFKSLFNELQNQNIELIWITDGKGWVTTKRPLEETFNNNNYLFNISLIEKGVLDEIFIE